The Lactuca sativa cultivar Salinas chromosome 2, Lsat_Salinas_v11, whole genome shotgun sequence genome includes a window with the following:
- the LOC111882082 gene encoding chalcone synthase H3, with product MVSVLELRMAQRAEGPATILAIGIATPINCVLQSTYPDYYFRVTNSENKKELKAKFKRMCDKSMIRKRYMHLTEDILKEKPSLCAYMAPSLDERQDIVVLEVPKLGAEAATHAIKEWGQPKSMITHLVFSTSCGVDMPGADNQITELLALRPSIKRVMIYENGCYAGGTAIRLAKDLAENNKGARVLVVCSEITAIGFRGPDETHLDGLVGQALFGDGAGAIIVGSDPLPDIEKPLFQIVSASQTIIPDTKSMLRGHVREVGLKYHLHKSIPELIANNIENSLVEAFQPLGIVDWNSLFWIVHPGGAGILDGVEEKLSLTPNKLRATRHILSEYGNMFSSCVLFILNEMRHSSTIDGFETTGEGLEWGVLFGFGPGLTIETVVLHSVRI from the exons ATGGTTAGTGTGCTGGAACTCCGAATGGCGCAACGAGCTGAAGGTCCAGCAACGATTTTGGCTATCGGGATTGCTACACCAATTAACTGTGTGCTCCAGAGCACTTATCCAGATTACTATTTTCGTGTTACAAATAGCGAGAACAAGAAAGAACTTAAAGCAAAATTTAAACGCATGT GTGATAAATCAATGATTAGAAAGCGATACATGCACTTGACGGAGGATATTTTGAAAGAGAAGCCAAGTCTTTGTGCTTACATGGCACCATCGTTAGATGAAAGACAAGATATTGTTGTCTTGGAAGTACCAAAACTTGGTGCAGAAGCTGCAACACACGCAATCAAGGAATGGGGCCAACCCAAGTCAATGATCACCCACCTTGTCTTTTCCACTTCGTGTGGGGTTGACATGCCAGGAGCTGATAACCAAATAACCGAGCTTCTAGCTCTTCGTCCTTCAATCAAACGTGTGATGATATACGAAAATGGTTGTTATGCAGGTGGCACAGCCATTCGTTTAGCCAAGGACTTGGCAGAGAACAACAAGGGGGCTCGTGTATTGGTTGTTTGCTCGGAAATCACTGCTATAGGTTTCCGAGGGCCCGATGAGACCCATCTTGATGGTCTTGTAGGTCAGGCTTTGTTTGGTGATGGTGCAGGGGCCATTATAGTTGGCTCTGACCCATTGCCAGATATTGAAAAGCCACTTTTCCAGATTGTTTCTGCTTCCCAGACTATCATCCCGGATACAAAGAGCATGCTTAGAGGACACGTTCGAGAGGTCGGGCTTAAATACCATCTCCATAAATCCATTCCTGAACTCATCGCGAACAACATTGAAAACAGCTTGGTAGAGGCCTTTCAACCCTTGGGCATTGTTGACTGGAACTCACTTTTCTGGATTGTACATCCAGGGGGCGCTGGGATATTGGACGGAGTGGAGGAAAAACTAAGCCTTACACCGAATAAACTACGAGCCACACGACACATACTCAGTGAATACGGAAATATGTTTAGTAGTTGTGTCCTCTTTATTCTAAATGAAATGCGACACTCGTCCACTATAGACGGGTTTGAGACCACCGGAGAGGGTCTAGAGTGGGGTGTATTGTTTGGGTTCGGACCTGGTCTCACTATTGAAACTGTGGTTCTCCATAGTGTGCGCATTTAA